The following are encoded together in the Robertmurraya sp. FSL R5-0851 genome:
- a CDS encoding glycosyltransferase family 2 protein: protein MEKIQILMSTYNGEKYINEQLESLLKQEYPNVSILIRDDGSKDSTSSIVGEFKEKHSQIQLIKGKNVGVISSFFDLVLQADEDADYFAFCDQDDYWKPTKLSRAISLLEKENPSIPLLYFSKLDLVDDQLKFLKHSQIPPRGAGLENALIQNIATGCTIVFNRAMLELFKSKVPDVEKVTMHDAWFYLLATAFGKTVYDEESHLLYRQHSSNTLGMANNKLKSAMIRYKNFQKTGKEKPFTKQTEEFYRLFKDKLSSNQRKIVEDFLYKRESFVNRLLYTMNTPLYRQNQRDTIIFKLLYALKSY, encoded by the coding sequence GTGGAGAAAATACAGATTTTGATGTCTACCTATAATGGTGAAAAATATATTAATGAACAGCTAGAAAGCTTGTTAAAACAGGAATATCCAAACGTAAGCATTTTAATTCGCGATGATGGATCTAAGGATTCAACTTCATCCATAGTGGGGGAATTTAAAGAGAAGCATTCCCAAATACAATTGATCAAAGGAAAAAATGTTGGGGTGATCTCCAGTTTTTTTGATTTAGTATTACAGGCAGATGAGGATGCAGATTATTTCGCCTTTTGCGATCAGGACGACTATTGGAAGCCTACAAAATTATCTAGAGCTATATCATTATTGGAAAAGGAAAACCCCTCAATTCCACTTCTTTATTTTTCAAAATTAGACTTAGTTGATGATCAACTCAAATTTTTAAAGCATTCGCAAATTCCTCCTAGGGGGGCAGGTTTAGAAAATGCGTTGATTCAAAATATTGCTACTGGTTGTACAATTGTTTTTAATCGAGCTATGCTTGAACTTTTTAAGTCAAAGGTTCCGGATGTAGAGAAGGTGACCATGCATGATGCTTGGTTCTATTTGCTTGCGACTGCTTTTGGAAAAACAGTATACGATGAAGAGTCTCATCTTCTTTATCGTCAGCACTCCTCTAACACATTAGGAATGGCAAATAATAAACTAAAGAGTGCGATGATCCGCTATAAAAACTTTCAGAAGACAGGAAAGGAAAAGCCGTTTACAAAGCAAACAGAAGAGTTTTATCGCTTGTTTAAAGATAAACTTTCTTCCAATCAGCGAAAGATTGTAGAGGATTTTCTTTATAAAAGGGAGTCCTTTGTCAATCGACTGCTTTATACTATGAACACTCCTTTGTATAGACAGAATCAAAGAGATACAATCATTTTTAAACTGTTATATGCTTTAAAGAGTTACTAA
- a CDS encoding SpoIID/LytB domain-containing protein, producing the protein MKRPLILVVLLAFVLQLGFLQKEVQAAGAEISVKLVNYLGNQQSVSLNVSSRYIIDGNESQSLDAGNNYYVRLQNGTLNLYHNSTLIKAANTITISPVGFGYSDINGRSYLGRMHFTIENGYIRPINKLDLEDYLKGVVPFEMPASWGMESLKAQAVAARTYALRNYNSPNFNDTISNHVYGGYMWNERSSRAVDETRGQVLKYDNELISAVYSSSNGGHTESNSNYWNSAQLAYLPAKPDPYDPKNPWSLSINKQQINTANLDLLNPGSWWSSVKENSGDTNVLNNIKTYIRNNLHANADIKIVGVPKLTVSGQNSSGKSTNGSLLVDYYVKNSDGSFVRGDGSQLPDNYSTTLSGETRYETSVAIANYGWNTSDAVVLGRGDIPLDALTGSVLAKNLSAPLLLTKSNELPDSVFKKIQSLNVKKVYILGGSMAISDSVFDKLANSGYLVIRVAGETRYQTATQIANQIPNNSEVIITSGSENSPDALSVASYAAKNQIPILLTESNNLPLAVVDFIRARGISKATVIGGDAAIPNRVIDQIKAAGATNVVRVAGATRYETSVAIAKAFNYDLSKVFVARGDVFIDALPGAALAAQYNAPVILTRQNALPTEPATWLKSLTLRPSIYYLGGDAAISPSARTQIKNALLGELKKHTLVRENVGIGTLRNILGTSLFKSYQISGVGDNGTTLTVNGFGYGHGVGMSQYGAKVMGDQGKGYVEILNFYYPGANLTQ; encoded by the coding sequence GTGAAAAGACCGCTAATCCTTGTAGTACTTTTGGCCTTCGTTTTACAACTCGGATTTTTGCAAAAAGAGGTCCAAGCTGCAGGGGCTGAAATATCTGTTAAGCTTGTAAACTACTTGGGAAATCAGCAAAGTGTATCTCTTAATGTGTCTTCTAGATACATTATTGATGGGAATGAAAGTCAAAGTTTAGATGCAGGCAATAATTATTATGTACGCTTGCAAAATGGTACATTAAATCTATACCACAACTCTACATTAATTAAAGCTGCAAATACTATTACCATCTCACCGGTTGGTTTTGGCTATTCTGATATTAACGGTAGAAGTTATTTAGGACGGATGCATTTTACAATAGAGAATGGATATATCCGTCCAATTAATAAGCTAGATTTAGAAGACTATCTAAAGGGTGTAGTTCCCTTTGAAATGCCTGCAAGTTGGGGAATGGAATCACTTAAAGCACAAGCAGTAGCTGCAAGAACATATGCACTTAGGAATTATAATAGTCCAAATTTCAATGATACAATTTCTAATCATGTTTATGGTGGCTATATGTGGAATGAACGTTCAAGCAGAGCTGTAGATGAGACTAGGGGACAAGTATTAAAATATGATAATGAATTGATATCAGCTGTATACTCTTCTAGTAACGGTGGTCATACAGAATCTAATTCAAATTACTGGAATTCAGCTCAATTGGCCTACCTTCCAGCAAAGCCGGATCCTTATGATCCAAAGAATCCATGGTCACTTTCTATTAATAAGCAGCAAATAAATACTGCAAATTTAGATTTACTTAACCCTGGATCTTGGTGGAGTTCTGTAAAGGAAAACTCCGGGGATACTAATGTACTCAATAATATAAAAACATATATTAGAAACAACCTTCATGCTAATGCAGACATTAAAATAGTAGGTGTTCCGAAATTAACTGTTTCCGGGCAAAACAGTAGCGGGAAAAGTACAAATGGTTCCCTGCTTGTAGATTATTATGTAAAGAACTCTGACGGATCTTTTGTTAGAGGTGATGGAAGTCAGCTTCCAGATAACTACTCTACCACTTTGTCGGGTGAGACTCGTTATGAGACAAGCGTCGCAATTGCAAATTATGGTTGGAATACATCAGATGCTGTTGTTCTAGGGCGTGGAGACATTCCTTTAGATGCTTTAACGGGATCTGTATTAGCAAAAAATTTAAGTGCACCACTACTATTAACTAAATCAAATGAACTACCTGATTCTGTCTTTAAAAAGATTCAGAGTTTAAATGTTAAAAAGGTTTATATATTGGGTGGATCAATGGCTATTTCTGACTCAGTTTTTGATAAGTTAGCCAACAGTGGATACCTAGTGATAAGGGTTGCTGGTGAAACAAGATATCAGACAGCTACTCAGATTGCGAACCAAATCCCTAATAATTCAGAGGTTATTATTACTAGTGGTAGTGAAAATTCTCCTGACGCCTTATCTGTGGCATCATATGCCGCAAAAAATCAAATACCAATACTATTAACTGAATCTAACAATCTGCCACTGGCAGTAGTTGATTTTATACGCGCTAGAGGAATCTCTAAAGCAACAGTTATTGGTGGAGATGCTGCTATCCCAAATCGAGTAATTGACCAAATTAAAGCAGCGGGAGCAACTAATGTGGTTCGTGTTGCAGGTGCAACAAGATATGAAACAAGTGTTGCAATTGCCAAAGCTTTTAATTATGATTTGAGCAAGGTATTTGTTGCCCGGGGCGATGTGTTTATAGATGCGCTACCTGGTGCTGCTTTAGCTGCACAGTACAATGCTCCAGTAATTTTAACTAGACAAAATGCTTTACCAACAGAACCGGCAACCTGGCTTAAGAGCTTAACATTAAGACCAAGTATTTATTACCTAGGTGGAGATGCAGCTATTAGTCCATCAGCTCGTACACAGATTAAGAATGCCTTACTTGGTGAACTTAAAAAACATACTCTTGTTAGAGAGAATGTTGGTATTGGAACACTCCGTAATATTTTAGGAACCTCACTATTTAAGAGTTACCAGATTTCCGGTGTTGGAGACAACGGTACAACTCTAACTGTCAATGGTTTCGGCTATGGACATGGTGTAGGAATGAGTCAATACGGTGCAAAAGTAATGGGAGATCAAGGTAAAGGTTATGTAGAAATCCTTAATTTCTATTACCCAGGTGCAAACTTAACTCAATAA
- a CDS encoding cell wall-binding repeat-containing protein, whose translation MNGKMVRLLGLLLLAVLLFPASTFAEKVLVIDPGHGGKFTGTCGITKESPKDLCERDVNLAVSLKIRDYLRNTGITVRMTREADVDFAPYLSGAGGDFERRMQIANGYAKNNNDNSVFVSVHHNASPTSPFVKGYETYYYDGVNHFQPDWPHDPLQIKYLKDNQRLAQSIHSPFVSNLGMIDRKIHNDQSFYVIRNAQMPAVLLELGYMTNSSEEARIKTADFQNRAAQSIANSIIEYFKAFDVYKDGQKVETFKVKNDALAYASKLSGSVQVFDKNSQTVIWENSKFEVYHKTNGLLKSYASYDQAVAFANGAGETRIVEKATGYTVWSNFFAANYVVQQLDTGSQNEFFDYNSALAFASNKSNTKIVKKNTGEVLWSNVPNDGPTKTVMQTQVSGETRYTTAVAISKELYPNGFPADKQQKIVLLATGLDAADALSAGPLTAKYDNAPILLNNAQSLLPEVENELARLGATKVVMLGGPQAISINVEHRIQAMGIVVDRIQGATRIDTNNLITSRLGEVNGVFVASARSYPDALAAAPIAAANNWGIVLTEKDKLSDAALNFLRGKKIVILGGDAVVPANIENQIFSQNNRENVVRLGGATRFETLANILYYFKDSVKSDTINVSTGWNFPDALAAAPLSIANKAPLVLVGPTLNSNVESFLFMYAQENNVKQIKTVGGPMAVSEEMKNILSNKVK comes from the coding sequence ATGAATGGAAAGATGGTTAGACTTCTAGGGTTATTGCTCCTAGCAGTTCTATTGTTCCCGGCTTCTACATTTGCCGAGAAGGTGTTAGTTATTGACCCAGGACATGGGGGGAAGTTTACAGGTACCTGTGGAATTACAAAGGAATCTCCAAAGGATCTTTGTGAACGAGATGTCAATTTAGCAGTAAGCTTAAAAATTAGGGACTACTTACGAAACACTGGCATCACTGTGCGTATGACGCGTGAGGCTGATGTTGATTTTGCACCATACCTTAGTGGTGCAGGGGGCGATTTCGAACGTCGTATGCAAATAGCTAATGGTTATGCTAAAAATAATAATGATAATTCGGTTTTTGTTTCTGTACATCATAATGCATCACCAACTAGCCCATTTGTTAAGGGCTATGAGACATATTATTATGATGGAGTTAATCACTTTCAGCCGGATTGGCCGCATGATCCATTACAAATCAAATACTTAAAAGACAATCAACGTTTGGCTCAATCTATTCATAGTCCATTTGTAAGTAATTTAGGTATGATTGATAGAAAGATACACAATGATCAAAGCTTTTATGTGATTCGTAACGCACAAATGCCAGCGGTTTTATTAGAACTTGGCTACATGACAAACAGTTCTGAAGAAGCTAGGATTAAAACAGCAGATTTCCAGAACAGAGCTGCGCAATCCATTGCTAATTCAATTATTGAGTACTTTAAAGCATTTGATGTATATAAAGATGGTCAAAAGGTAGAAACTTTTAAAGTTAAAAATGACGCACTTGCTTATGCATCTAAGCTATCAGGATCTGTTCAGGTATTTGATAAGAATTCACAAACAGTAATATGGGAAAATAGCAAATTTGAAGTTTACCATAAAACAAATGGTCTTCTAAAAAGTTATGCTTCTTACGATCAAGCTGTTGCTTTTGCAAATGGAGCTGGAGAAACTAGGATTGTTGAGAAGGCTACAGGATATACCGTTTGGTCGAACTTCTTTGCCGCAAATTATGTAGTTCAACAATTAGATACTGGATCTCAGAATGAATTCTTTGACTATAATAGTGCCCTAGCTTTTGCTAGCAATAAGTCAAATACAAAAATTGTAAAGAAGAATACAGGTGAGGTATTATGGTCGAATGTTCCTAACGATGGTCCTACCAAAACTGTTATGCAAACACAGGTAAGCGGTGAAACAAGATATACTACTGCTGTTGCTATTTCAAAAGAGTTATATCCAAATGGATTCCCAGCGGATAAGCAACAAAAAATCGTGCTTTTAGCAACTGGGTTAGATGCAGCTGATGCTCTTTCAGCTGGACCATTAACCGCTAAGTATGACAACGCACCAATACTTTTAAATAATGCTCAGTCTCTGCTCCCAGAGGTTGAAAATGAACTTGCGCGTTTAGGTGCGACTAAAGTGGTAATGTTAGGAGGACCTCAAGCAATCTCAATTAATGTAGAACATAGAATTCAGGCAATGGGAATAGTTGTAGATAGAATTCAAGGTGCTACAAGAATTGACACAAATAACCTTATCACTTCAAGACTTGGGGAAGTAAATGGGGTATTTGTTGCCTCAGCTCGTAGCTATCCTGATGCTCTAGCAGCTGCTCCTATTGCAGCAGCGAATAATTGGGGTATTGTTTTAACCGAAAAGGATAAGCTTTCTGATGCTGCGTTAAACTTCTTAAGAGGAAAGAAAATTGTAATTCTCGGTGGGGATGCAGTTGTTCCTGCAAACATAGAAAATCAAATTTTTTCACAAAATAACAGAGAAAATGTTGTACGCCTTGGAGGAGCCACAAGGTTTGAAACACTAGCAAACATTCTTTATTATTTTAAAGACTCCGTAAAGTCTGATACTATAAACGTTTCTACAGGATGGAATTTCCCGGATGCTTTAGCGGCTGCACCACTATCGATTGCCAATAAAGCACCACTTGTACTAGTAGGACCAACTTTAAATAGCAATGTTGAATCCTTCTTGTTTATGTATGCTCAAGAAAATAACGTTAAGCAAATCAAAACCGTTGGTGGACCTATGGCGGTATCTGAGGAAATGAAAAATATATTAAGTAATAAAGTAAAATAA
- a CDS encoding cell wall-binding repeat-containing protein, with amino-acid sequence MLNSMNSKIRLLIFISFIFGILLTIPVQADTYRLSGETRYETAVKISQQGWNTSNTVLLAQGLDFPDALASVPLAHKLNAPILLTTPTKLPIETINEIKRLRATQVIILGGPNAVSSELEVYLKQNLGVSTQRIAGATRFETSEAIASRLGTFEKAFIVNGYNYPDALSIGSYAAVSNAPIILTRQEGLTPNSKQTAIRAKERYVIGGEVVVSPSVQGELQATRISGADRYETSAKILETFYKEIPNLYVATGANFADALSGAVLGAKTNSPVVLARTNMVPEYTLKSLKNYLLIDSYILGGEVALTNEVQATINQKLAYEVKDTSKSVVFYIPHPDDEVLATGAGIQSYLAKGFNVQVVLLSHGRSSAVLQSLMNIYPELTPEEFGNARVREFEDSMTRLGVNPANIHVYDLPDGGLTVDSVASVISEFESKFPSAEHRTLSFYETHNDHKNSGLALKKLLEEGKIRSGRFYISPYLHNQVNGFIVRAADPGKVVDALYAYKVNIPEQGRYSIGYLSVPDLISMVENNPISKAHLVD; translated from the coding sequence TTGTTAAACAGCATGAATAGTAAAATAAGACTACTAATCTTTATAAGCTTTATATTTGGTATATTACTTACCATTCCAGTACAAGCAGACACATATCGCCTCTCGGGTGAGACAAGATATGAGACAGCAGTAAAGATATCTCAACAGGGCTGGAATACTTCTAACACCGTTTTATTGGCTCAGGGCTTAGATTTTCCAGACGCTTTAGCAAGTGTCCCTTTAGCACATAAATTAAATGCACCAATTCTATTAACAACACCTACAAAGTTACCGATAGAAACTATAAATGAAATAAAACGTCTTCGTGCAACACAGGTAATTATACTTGGTGGACCCAATGCTGTTTCAAGTGAGCTTGAAGTTTATTTAAAACAGAACTTAGGGGTGAGTACTCAAAGAATTGCTGGAGCCACTCGATTTGAAACGTCGGAAGCAATAGCTAGTAGACTAGGTACCTTTGAAAAAGCGTTTATTGTAAATGGTTATAATTACCCAGATGCACTTTCGATTGGGTCTTATGCAGCAGTATCAAATGCACCGATTATACTAACAAGGCAAGAAGGGCTCACACCAAACTCAAAACAAACTGCCATTAGAGCTAAAGAAAGGTATGTAATAGGTGGAGAGGTAGTTGTTAGTCCATCAGTTCAGGGAGAATTGCAAGCCACAAGAATAAGTGGTGCAGACAGATACGAAACTTCTGCAAAGATATTAGAGACCTTCTACAAAGAGATTCCAAACCTATACGTTGCAACTGGGGCGAATTTTGCTGATGCACTTTCAGGTGCTGTATTAGGAGCAAAAACGAACAGCCCTGTTGTGCTTGCACGAACAAATATGGTACCTGAATATACCCTGAAATCATTAAAAAATTATCTCCTCATTGATTCATATATCCTCGGTGGTGAAGTTGCGCTTACAAATGAGGTACAAGCAACTATTAATCAAAAGTTAGCTTATGAAGTAAAAGATACATCAAAGAGTGTGGTTTTTTATATTCCTCATCCAGATGATGAAGTTCTAGCGACAGGAGCTGGAATTCAATCCTATCTAGCAAAGGGATTTAATGTACAAGTTGTCTTACTATCACATGGTCGATCATCTGCGGTACTCCAAAGCTTAATGAATATTTACCCAGAATTAACACCAGAAGAATTCGGAAATGCTAGAGTAAGAGAATTCGAGGACTCTATGACTAGGCTTGGAGTTAATCCAGCAAATATTCATGTATATGATTTGCCTGATGGAGGATTAACTGTTGACTCTGTTGCTTCTGTTATTAGTGAGTTTGAAAGTAAATTCCCTTCAGCAGAGCATAGAACTCTATCTTTTTATGAAACACATAACGATCACAAAAACTCTGGCTTAGCACTTAAAAAGCTACTTGAGGAAGGGAAGATAAGAAGCGGTAGATTTTATATTTCTCCTTATCTTCATAATCAGGTAAATGGATTTATTGTTAGAGCTGCTGACCCAGGTAAGGTAGTAGATGCCTTGTATGCATATAAAGTAAACATTCCAGAGCAAGGCCGTTATTCAATCGGTTATCTCTCCGTTCCTGATTTAATATCAATGGTTGAAAATAACCCGATAAGTAAAGCTCATTTAGTAGATTAA
- a CDS encoding S8 family serine peptidase produces MYKSWRKVFIIPSLFIAVFALLINIQTSEVYANSEHLEKFFIKDRKATKTLTSEQEIHNRQLIVKIKSDDMLTTDEGLISQTTTKRLEGRGYILVQVPSAEDLEKKIKEIEQDPNVEYVVPNYLVEQQATPNDTLFPQQSYLLSTNIVNSWSLLKGNQQVKVAVIDSGVETTHPDLANQLLTGYNFVSKTNNSNDTLGHGSAVAGIIAGQSNNQAGIAGINQNVKILPLKVSDGAEIQLINILNAIYYAIDNGANIINMSYGSVEPNEAEYEALLSAYSKGITLVAASGNENRSVSYPAAYPFVISVGSINAQGRKSSFSNYGGALDIVAPGEGILTTSVNQTYKSVSGTSFSAPIISGAASLLLGERPGVSPSQIQYLLEKSAGLDWNQSTGFGNINMVNSLSTNLPDLSGDSSNESSTGKLINFNENYSESLQITDDVDWYQFDVTGNNTLQLKVQGHSSHDFVMWIRRESNGQIQWEELVDNNDIGSGESYKFSTTPGHYSVAIFDYHLRWSNEPYQFVVNTSTAKRIYGETRIHTAVEISKEGWPNGLSHSERAVIIARADNPADALSAGGLVGVKEAPILLTYPNRLDSSTLNEIKRLNAAKIYVLGGPAAISTAVEEQLKGLGITVERINGKDRFETAYNINQKAGLLNSNEALVVNGLTVADALSASSISATKKLPIFLVRTDSIPIRLPSSVKKVTILGGEKAVNNQVEKSIKSLGVATTRIYGATRYETNINAIKAVQPNQSAYLLVRGTSISQTAEDYPDAVAAAGLALKNNAPIILVNPNKKEESVANYLSSRSVISPTILGGDAAIPSDRLKELGVSIN; encoded by the coding sequence GTGTATAAAAGTTGGCGAAAAGTTTTTATTATTCCTTCTTTATTTATTGCGGTATTTGCCTTATTAATAAACATACAGACATCTGAAGTGTATGCTAATAGTGAGCATCTTGAGAAATTTTTCATAAAAGATAGAAAAGCAACAAAAACATTAACCAGTGAGCAAGAGATTCATAATCGACAGCTTATTGTAAAAATTAAATCAGACGATATGCTAACTACAGATGAAGGACTTATCTCACAAACTACAACTAAAAGGTTAGAGGGTAGAGGATATATTCTTGTTCAAGTACCTTCAGCTGAGGACCTTGAAAAGAAGATCAAGGAAATTGAACAAGATCCAAATGTTGAATATGTAGTTCCTAACTATTTAGTAGAACAACAAGCGACACCAAATGATACTCTTTTTCCCCAGCAGTCGTATCTTTTATCTACAAATATAGTAAACTCTTGGTCGCTTCTTAAGGGAAACCAACAGGTGAAGGTTGCGGTTATAGATTCGGGAGTAGAAACAACTCATCCCGATTTAGCTAATCAACTTTTAACCGGGTATAACTTTGTGTCTAAAACTAACAATTCGAATGATACGCTTGGACATGGATCTGCAGTGGCTGGAATTATTGCAGGTCAATCGAACAACCAGGCAGGGATTGCCGGGATAAATCAAAATGTAAAAATTCTTCCTTTAAAAGTAAGTGATGGGGCAGAAATTCAATTAATAAATATATTAAATGCTATATATTATGCCATTGATAATGGTGCAAATATTATTAATATGAGCTATGGATCCGTTGAACCGAATGAAGCTGAATATGAGGCACTTTTGTCCGCCTATTCAAAAGGAATTACTCTTGTTGCTGCTTCGGGAAATGAGAATAGATCCGTTAGCTACCCGGCCGCCTACCCGTTTGTTATTAGCGTAGGGAGTATTAATGCACAAGGGAGAAAATCGAGTTTCTCTAACTATGGTGGGGCATTAGATATCGTAGCCCCGGGTGAAGGTATACTAACTACATCAGTTAATCAAACATATAAATCTGTCTCTGGCACTTCATTTTCAGCTCCAATCATAAGTGGTGCTGCGTCTTTACTACTTGGTGAAAGGCCAGGAGTTAGTCCATCGCAAATACAATATTTACTAGAGAAATCAGCAGGATTAGATTGGAATCAGTCAACCGGTTTTGGAAATATTAATATGGTCAATAGTCTCTCAACGAATCTACCAGATTTAAGTGGAGATAGCAGCAATGAATCTAGTACAGGAAAACTAATTAACTTTAACGAAAATTACAGTGAGTCCCTTCAAATAACAGATGATGTAGATTGGTATCAGTTTGATGTTACTGGTAATAATACTCTTCAGTTAAAAGTTCAAGGTCATAGTAGTCATGATTTCGTTATGTGGATTCGTAGAGAATCCAATGGACAAATTCAGTGGGAAGAATTGGTTGATAATAATGATATCGGTTCAGGAGAGAGTTACAAATTTTCTACAACCCCGGGGCATTATTCGGTTGCTATCTTTGATTACCATTTACGTTGGTCAAATGAGCCTTACCAGTTTGTTGTGAATACTTCTACAGCCAAAAGGATATATGGAGAAACTAGAATTCATACTGCCGTAGAAATTTCTAAAGAGGGGTGGCCTAATGGGTTATCTCATTCAGAGCGTGCTGTAATTATAGCGCGTGCGGATAATCCTGCAGATGCACTCTCTGCTGGAGGTCTAGTGGGAGTGAAAGAGGCACCTATACTTTTAACGTATCCAAATCGATTAGATTCTAGTACTTTAAATGAAATCAAAAGATTGAATGCGGCAAAGATCTATGTTTTAGGTGGACCTGCTGCAATATCTACAGCTGTTGAAGAACAGCTGAAAGGGCTGGGTATAACAGTAGAGAGAATCAACGGGAAGGATAGGTTTGAAACAGCTTATAACATTAACCAAAAAGCAGGTTTGCTAAATAGTAATGAAGCTCTAGTGGTTAATGGTCTCACTGTAGCAGATGCACTTTCTGCATCAAGCATTTCGGCCACAAAGAAGTTACCTATCTTTCTTGTACGTACGGATAGTATCCCAATAAGACTTCCTTCATCTGTCAAAAAAGTCACGATACTAGGTGGGGAAAAAGCAGTTAATAACCAAGTTGAGAAATCCATCAAAAGTCTTGGAGTGGCAACAACGAGAATATATGGTGCTACAAGATATGAAACAAATATAAATGCAATAAAAGCTGTGCAACCTAATCAATCAGCTTATCTACTAGTTAGGGGTACTTCGATTTCGCAAACAGCAGAGGATTATCCAGATGCAGTCGCAGCAGCTGGACTAGCACTCAAAAATAATGCACCAATCATCTTAGTAAATCCGAATAAGAAAGAAGAGTCTGTAGCAAACTATCTATCTAGTAGGTCAGTTATATCTCCTACAATTCTTGGAGGGGATGCGGCTATCCCTTCAGATAGGCTCAAAGAACTAGGCGTTTCGATCAACTAA
- the tagU gene encoding polyisoprenyl-teichoic acid--peptidoglycan teichoic acid transferase TagU — MSSRLDKKTKTKKKTWVKVLIGAFLLLFIAVGAYAFTVYNSLTNAVETMHAPIDREKSEKRVEEVELEKAQPFSVLLLGVDEREGDRGRSDSIIVLTVNTNTNSVKMLSIPRDTRTEIVGRGTQDKINHAFAFGGVEMSIATVENFLDIPIDYYVQINMEGFKDIVDAVGGVTVDNDLDFSYEGTSFPKGQLTLNGEKALKYSRMRYEDPRGDFGRQLRQRQVIKAIIDEGASLSTLTNFGNIFQALGTNVKTDLTFDEMVTIQSKYRSAANEMEQLTIAGQGGKIDGVYYLNVPTEEKDRLQGILKQHLEIN, encoded by the coding sequence ATGAGCTCACGTTTAGATAAAAAGACAAAGACAAAGAAAAAAACTTGGGTAAAGGTACTAATTGGTGCTTTTCTTTTATTATTTATTGCCGTTGGTGCCTATGCCTTCACAGTATACAATTCTCTAACCAATGCAGTGGAAACGATGCATGCACCTATTGATCGAGAAAAATCAGAGAAGCGTGTGGAAGAGGTTGAACTCGAAAAAGCACAACCATTTTCCGTTTTACTTCTCGGGGTTGATGAAAGAGAAGGAGATAGAGGGCGTTCAGACTCTATTATCGTATTGACAGTGAATACAAATACCAACTCTGTAAAGATGCTAAGTATCCCTCGTGATACAAGAACTGAAATCGTTGGAAGAGGTACACAAGACAAGATTAACCACGCATTTGCATTTGGCGGAGTAGAAATGTCTATTGCAACAGTTGAAAATTTCTTAGATATTCCGATTGATTATTACGTTCAGATTAATATGGAAGGCTTTAAAGACATTGTAGATGCAGTTGGTGGAGTGACGGTAGATAACGACTTAGATTTCAGTTATGAAGGTACATCTTTTCCAAAAGGACAGTTAACACTTAATGGGGAAAAAGCACTTAAATACTCTAGAATGCGTTATGAGGATCCTCGTGGAGACTTCGGAAGACAATTAAGACAGCGACAAGTTATTAAAGCCATTATTGATGAGGGAGCTAGCTTGAGCACCTTAACAAACTTCGGGAATATTTTCCAAGCTCTCGGAACAAATGTAAAAACCGATCTAACGTTTGACGAAATGGTTACCATCCAAAGTAAATACCGTTCAGCAGCCAACGAAATGGAACAATTGACCATTGCTGGCCAAGGCGGCAAGATTGATGGTGTGTATTATTTAAATGTTCCTACTGAAGAAAAGGATAGATTACAAGGCATTTTAAAACAACACTTAGAAATTAACTAA
- a CDS encoding DUF6431 domain-containing protein: MPSPCCGKDMLVIGSKNRKSIDHSGQSKTYNIRRLRCTCCCTIHHELPDILIPYKRYEAECIESVLSNPSDHTVPADDSTLSRWHGWIHEFVDYWLGCLTSIMIRTNQGNIPLDFSSESSGTALQRIGRLAGDANGWLTRIVRPIVNINFWIHTRSAFIVQ; encoded by the coding sequence ATTCCTTCTCCATGTTGTGGGAAAGACATGTTGGTAATAGGATCTAAGAATCGTAAATCTATTGATCATTCAGGGCAGAGTAAGACCTATAACATCCGAAGACTAAGGTGCACTTGTTGCTGTACGATACATCATGAACTGCCGGATATATTAATCCCTTATAAGCGCTATGAAGCTGAATGTATTGAAAGCGTTCTCTCGAATCCATCCGACCATACTGTTCCAGCCGATGATTCTACTCTTTCGAGATGGCATGGCTGGATTCATGAATTTGTGGATTATTGGTTGGGGTGTTTAACATCCATCATGATCAGAACCAATCAAGGAAACATCCCTCTGGATTTCTCGTCCGAAAGTTCAGGGACTGCACTTCAAAGGATAGGGCGCTTGGCAGGAGATGCCAATGGATGGCTGACAAGAATTGTCCGGCCCATTGTAAATATTAATTTTTGGATACATACCCGTTCTGCATTCATTGTCCAATAA